From Streptomyces fungicidicus, one genomic window encodes:
- a CDS encoding phosphatidylglycerol lysyltransferase domain-containing protein has protein sequence MRHGRGQRESSDRQHRSSRCYLSVVWYLWAVAFLNFLAAVWVSFGNDIRRHNDDEFFTPYLLTAGFFSGAVSLFLAVTMRRRKRAAWILNLVLAGLILALSALAMGLPVYRQHAQNWFSVFLTALFAATLLCGRREFYAKGDQSNPKLAASVAVGGFLTCSLLAAALVTVTNTDPDAGRSKFLERWHYGVLRMVSLAYEDVRFGAITTPNWANVLINLMSTVLVLLVLYAAFRSRRVVDAMTGEDLRGLRALLERHGERDSLGYFALRRDKSVVWSPSRKSALTYRVVSGVSLASGDPIGDPEAWPGVIDRWLAQAREHGWTPAVIGASEEGGTVYARHGLNALELGDEAIVDLGEFTLEGRAMRGVRQAYHRIERAGYTVRVRRHADIPPREMAELIRLADDWRDGETERGFSMALGRLGDPQDGRCVMVLCHDEERPRGLLSFVPWGDQGLSLDLMRRDRDSENGLFEFMVLKLIQGADEFGIRQISLNFAMFRSVFERGSRLGAGPVLRLWRSLLSFFSRWWQIESLYRANAKYRPIWEPRYLLFEKSADLLRITVASARAEGFLEAPGLPKWLNRQHVRNADPGH, from the coding sequence ATGAGGCATGGTCGGGGCCAACGGGAGAGCAGCGATCGGCAGCACCGATCGTCGCGTTGCTATCTGTCGGTGGTGTGGTATCTGTGGGCCGTCGCTTTCCTCAACTTCCTCGCCGCGGTATGGGTCTCTTTCGGCAACGACATCCGGCGCCACAACGACGACGAGTTTTTCACGCCTTACCTGCTGACGGCGGGCTTCTTCTCCGGCGCCGTCTCGCTTTTCCTGGCTGTCACCATGCGGCGTCGCAAGCGTGCGGCGTGGATCCTCAATCTGGTGCTCGCCGGTCTGATTCTGGCTCTGAGTGCCCTGGCGATGGGACTGCCGGTCTACCGGCAGCATGCTCAGAACTGGTTCTCGGTGTTCCTCACCGCGCTATTCGCAGCCACCCTGCTCTGTGGGCGGCGCGAGTTCTACGCGAAGGGCGACCAGTCCAATCCGAAGCTGGCGGCTTCGGTCGCGGTGGGGGGATTCCTGACGTGTTCGCTGCTTGCCGCCGCACTCGTCACGGTGACCAACACGGATCCGGACGCCGGGCGCTCCAAATTCCTGGAGCGTTGGCACTACGGAGTGCTCCGCATGGTCTCCCTCGCCTACGAGGACGTTCGCTTCGGGGCCATCACCACCCCCAACTGGGCCAATGTGCTGATCAACCTCATGAGCACGGTGCTGGTCCTGCTGGTCCTGTACGCGGCGTTCCGCTCCCGGCGGGTTGTCGACGCCATGACCGGAGAAGATCTGCGAGGCCTGCGCGCGCTGCTGGAGCGGCACGGGGAACGCGACTCCCTGGGGTATTTCGCGCTGCGGCGCGACAAGAGCGTCGTCTGGTCCCCGTCGCGCAAGTCCGCCCTGACCTACCGAGTGGTGAGCGGGGTGTCACTGGCGTCCGGTGACCCGATCGGCGATCCGGAGGCCTGGCCGGGGGTGATCGACCGCTGGCTCGCCCAGGCCCGCGAGCACGGGTGGACCCCGGCCGTGATCGGTGCGAGCGAGGAAGGCGGCACCGTCTACGCCCGGCACGGTCTGAACGCCCTCGAACTGGGCGACGAGGCCATCGTCGACCTCGGTGAGTTCACCCTCGAAGGCCGAGCCATGCGCGGTGTGCGCCAGGCTTACCACCGTATCGAACGAGCGGGCTACACCGTTCGGGTCCGCCGGCACGCGGACATCCCGCCGCGGGAGATGGCCGAGCTGATCCGGCTCGCGGACGACTGGCGCGACGGTGAGACGGAACGTGGCTTCTCCATGGCGCTGGGCCGCCTCGGCGACCCGCAGGACGGCCGCTGCGTCATGGTGCTGTGCCATGACGAAGAACGTCCGCGCGGCCTGCTCAGCTTCGTGCCCTGGGGCGATCAAGGGCTTTCCCTGGATCTGATGCGCCGCGACCGCGACTCCGAGAACGGCCTCTTCGAATTCATGGTGCTGAAACTGATCCAGGGCGCCGACGAGTTCGGAATCCGTCAGATCTCCCTGAATTTCGCGATGTTCCGCTCCGTCTTCGAGCGCGGCTCCCGGCTCGGCGCGGGCCCGGTGCTGCGACTGTGGCGCTCGTTGCTCAGCTTCTTCTCCCGCTGGTGGCAGATCGAGTCGCTGTACCGCGCCAACGCCAAGTACCGGCCCATCTGGGAACCGCGCTATCTGCTCTTCGAGAAGAGCGCCGACCTGCTGCGCATCACCGTGGCGAGCGCCCGCGCCGAGGGTTTCCTCGAGGCGCCGGGACTGCCGAAATGGCTCAACCGGCAGCATGTGAGAAATGCGGACCCTGGGCATTGA
- a CDS encoding APC family permease: protein MTLDRPMYRVKRHLLGKPLTTERVSEEKLSNRTALGVLASDCISSSAYGSEEMLRVLVPVVGTAAFTMVMPVTGAILLVLLLLTLCYSDVVTIYTRAGGSYVVARENFGPDVAQVAAVALLVDYIVTVAVQVSAGTNALISLAHLAGNGWTGLDHLQLPVSVAVIVLLAYGNLRGVREAGRMFALPAYLFMAAIGLVLFMAAVRAATGGLPRADLNAPGVVPLGTPGHGWLYGASLFIVLRSFANGGSSLTGLEAISNGISAFREPQGRNARRTLIAMSCVLAVLVLGVSTLAHYTHAVPYIDGTPTVIAQEARLAFGSGTVGTAGLVFVQLSTALVLYTGANTPFTGFPFLASFVAQDRFLPRLLTRRGHRLAFSNGIIALAVLSLALLLVTGASVDKLVALYAIGVFTAFAMAGSGLTAYHLRRREPLRRVKITVNMLAAIISAAVVLIFAVTKFTEGAWLVVVVFPLGVWALIRINREYRHEAAALQRLPTGADRPRARRHQVFVLVETLDLATLKALRYAHELRPDRVQAVHLAVDEAHARRLSAVWESTSATSVELELVACPDRRLRHAMRELALRTTQDGETSLTVLVPRRMYTNVLGKLLHRGTGETMARALGQLPHVAVTILPFDASRAVRLLESGHVPELD from the coding sequence ATGACCCTCGACCGGCCGATGTACCGCGTCAAGCGACACCTCCTCGGCAAACCGCTCACCACGGAACGTGTCAGCGAGGAGAAACTGAGCAACCGGACCGCGCTCGGTGTGCTTGCGTCCGACTGCATCAGCTCTTCGGCGTACGGCTCCGAGGAGATGCTCCGTGTCCTCGTGCCGGTCGTCGGAACAGCCGCCTTCACCATGGTCATGCCGGTGACCGGCGCGATCCTGCTGGTGCTGCTGCTTCTGACGCTCTGCTACAGCGATGTCGTGACCATCTACACCCGGGCCGGGGGCTCCTACGTGGTCGCCCGGGAAAATTTCGGGCCGGATGTCGCACAGGTCGCCGCCGTGGCTCTGCTCGTCGACTACATCGTCACCGTCGCCGTCCAGGTCTCCGCCGGCACCAACGCCCTGATCTCGCTCGCTCACCTGGCCGGCAACGGCTGGACGGGCCTGGACCATCTGCAGTTGCCGGTCTCGGTGGCGGTCATCGTTCTGCTCGCTTACGGGAATCTGCGCGGAGTCCGCGAGGCGGGCCGGATGTTCGCGTTGCCCGCCTATCTCTTCATGGCCGCCATCGGTCTCGTCCTCTTCATGGCGGCCGTACGCGCGGCGACGGGCGGGCTGCCGCGGGCGGATCTCAACGCCCCCGGTGTCGTGCCGCTGGGCACTCCCGGCCACGGGTGGCTCTACGGAGCCTCGCTCTTCATCGTGTTGCGTTCCTTCGCCAACGGAGGGTCCTCCCTCACCGGGCTCGAAGCGATCTCGAACGGCATCTCCGCCTTCCGTGAACCGCAGGGCCGCAACGCCCGCCGCACGCTGATCGCCATGAGCTGTGTGCTCGCTGTCCTGGTCCTGGGTGTCTCCACCCTGGCGCACTACACCCACGCCGTCCCGTACATCGACGGCACACCGACCGTCATCGCACAGGAGGCACGGCTCGCTTTCGGGAGCGGCACGGTGGGGACCGCCGGGCTGGTCTTCGTGCAGCTGTCGACCGCCCTGGTCCTCTACACCGGCGCGAACACCCCCTTCACCGGCTTCCCATTCCTGGCCAGCTTCGTCGCGCAGGACCGGTTCCTGCCGCGGCTGCTGACCCGGCGCGGGCACCGGCTGGCGTTCTCCAACGGCATCATCGCGCTCGCTGTTCTCTCGCTGGCCCTGCTGCTCGTGACAGGTGCCAGCGTGGACAAGCTGGTGGCTCTGTACGCGATCGGCGTGTTCACCGCCTTCGCCATGGCCGGGTCCGGTCTCACCGCCTACCACCTGCGCCGACGCGAGCCGCTGCGCCGGGTGAAGATCACGGTCAACATGCTTGCGGCGATCATCTCCGCGGCAGTCGTGCTGATCTTCGCCGTCACCAAGTTCACCGAGGGCGCCTGGCTGGTCGTCGTGGTATTCCCTCTGGGCGTGTGGGCGCTGATCAGGATCAACCGCGAATACCGGCACGAGGCCGCCGCTCTGCAGCGGCTTCCCACGGGCGCGGACCGGCCGCGTGCACGCCGTCACCAAGTGTTCGTCCTGGTCGAGACGCTTGACCTGGCCACACTGAAGGCACTGCGGTACGCGCACGAGCTGCGGCCCGACAGGGTCCAAGCGGTGCACCTGGCGGTCGACGAAGCGCACGCACGGCGACTGTCCGCCGTCTGGGAGTCGACCTCCGCGACCTCGGTCGAGCTGGAACTGGTGGCCTGCCCGGACCGTCGGCTGCGGCACGCTATGAGGGAGCTGGCCCTCCGCACCACACAGGACGGGGAAACCTCGCTGACGGTACTCGTGCCACGGCGGATGTACACCAACGTACTCGGCAAGCTCCTCCACCGGGGCACCGGCGAGACGATGGCAAGGGCTCTGGGGCAGCTGCCGCACGTCGCGGTGACGATCCTGCCGTTCGACGCATCACGCGCCGTGCGGCTGCTGGAATCGGGCCATGTGCCCGAGCTGGACTGA
- a CDS encoding DUF4383 domain-containing protein: MRLREELPVDHRLATVYRYGAGGCGVVLLVFGALGFADRLSPFDTDGTRIAGMSTNGLLSLISLVFGLLLLVAAGIGGNLASTVNMVVGILFLLSGFAHTFILDRPANILDFSMTNVMFSYVMGLLIATFGMYGRVSGGLSHDNPYWRRRHTRQAARESLTARRADANALPAAAPRPGAPAPRGRR; this comes from the coding sequence ATGAGACTGCGTGAAGAACTTCCCGTCGACCACCGCCTGGCCACCGTGTACCGCTACGGTGCCGGTGGCTGCGGCGTGGTCCTGCTCGTCTTCGGAGCCCTCGGCTTCGCCGACAGGCTCAGCCCCTTCGACACCGACGGCACGCGTATCGCGGGCATGTCGACCAACGGCCTGCTCAGCCTGATCTCCCTGGTGTTCGGACTTCTGCTGCTCGTCGCCGCAGGCATCGGCGGCAACCTCGCCTCCACGGTGAACATGGTGGTGGGGATCCTGTTCCTCCTGAGCGGCTTCGCGCACACCTTCATCCTCGACCGGCCCGCCAACATCCTCGACTTCTCCATGACGAACGTCATGTTCAGTTACGTCATGGGCCTGCTCATCGCGACCTTCGGGATGTACGGCAGAGTCTCCGGCGGTCTGTCCCACGACAACCCCTACTGGCGCCGCAGGCACACCCGTCAGGCTGCGCGCGAGTCGCTGACGGCGCGGCGGGCCGACGCGAACGCCCTCCCCGCGGCCGCCCCACGGCCCGGCGCTCCCGCGCCCCGCGGCCGACGCTGA
- a CDS encoding HAD family hydrolase translates to MSATDDHLLNWSPEAVVFDCDGTLMDSERHWQEARSLAFREHGLQPPPGFAEQALGLHYEDCGRLMAQSVHKPELIEDLTAALLDHFLALVTEEPVTMPGAARLVRLLSGRLPLAVASNCPRVVVEGSLERAGLSAHFRYIVVPDPGDRVRPKPHPDVYAVAARLCGVPPHRALAVEDSLTGVEAARRAGLRVLGVGPQPPGDGATGADLWIPALDAPELLAWAQAPDGPRGRQEPG, encoded by the coding sequence GTGTCCGCCACAGACGACCACTTGCTCAACTGGTCGCCCGAGGCCGTCGTCTTCGACTGCGACGGCACCCTGATGGACAGCGAACGCCACTGGCAGGAGGCCCGCAGCCTGGCCTTCCGGGAGCACGGACTTCAACCACCGCCCGGGTTCGCGGAGCAGGCCCTGGGCCTGCACTACGAGGACTGCGGCCGGCTCATGGCGCAGTCCGTGCACAAGCCCGAACTGATCGAGGACCTGACAGCCGCGCTTCTCGACCACTTCCTGGCACTCGTCACCGAGGAACCGGTGACGATGCCGGGTGCGGCGCGGCTCGTACGGCTGCTCTCCGGCCGGCTGCCGCTGGCGGTGGCCAGCAACTGCCCGAGGGTGGTGGTCGAGGGCAGCCTGGAGCGGGCCGGACTGAGCGCACACTTCCGGTACATCGTCGTCCCCGACCCCGGGGACCGCGTACGCCCCAAGCCGCACCCGGACGTCTACGCCGTGGCGGCCCGGCTCTGCGGTGTCCCGCCCCACCGGGCGCTCGCGGTGGAGGACTCCCTGACCGGCGTGGAAGCCGCCCGCCGGGCCGGCCTGCGGGTCCTGGGCGTCGGCCCCCAGCCGCCGGGTGACGGCGCCACCGGCGCCGACCTCTGGATACCGGCGCTGGACGCCCCTGAACTGCTGGCCTGGGCCCAGGCGCCCGACGGCCCGCGGGGGAGACAGGAGCCTGGATAG